A portion of the Paenibacillus sp. PvR098 genome contains these proteins:
- the pglX gene encoding BREX-1 system adenine-specific DNA-methyltransferase PglX, which produces MNKLALKNFATNARKELIEKVKAKAFKIGITEENIKRAQFESSDSLYIDGKQLSATEKKQREKLISRINEIGYNQVVEEVAYTWFNRFTALRFMEVNNYLPTKVRVLSSSNVDSSEPDIIKEALTVELEIDKELVYDLKLNNQTDELFKYLVIKQCNGLNKVLPFMFETIDDYKEILFPEGLLAKDSFLRQMTDTQVIPETDWEQVEIIGWLYQYYIAEEKDRVIKAKKKYKTEEIPFATQLFTPDWIVRYMVQNTLGRYWVESHSEHQELIKNWEFYLNNPNQEPDFEVRLAPYLNKELKVEDIKCFDPAMGSGHILIYMFDVLYEIYCKCGYMEREIPRLIIENNLYGLDIDDRAYQLACFSLVMKALEYNNRFLRSVEKEPLQINLASIQETNLIHGDEIAYIAGEKNGKKFENTKGFIEQCRNAKSLGSLLKIKECDVDFYKKRLDFIKNNPAKDLFEVEVRDKVLTLLPQLIHQIEIVNNQYDIIVTNPPYMGSKYMNLELSNYVKENYPDTKFDIFSAFIEMCSEKVYIKGHLGFVTPYVWMFISSYENLRKSITTKKSISSLIQLEYNSFPGVTVPVCCFTFRNTNVNIRGEYIRLSDFPGVEVQKIKTIEAIKDPSVDYRYSEYTKSFLNIPRNIVAYWLSENMKQTFNKADKLSKIAEPKKGMFTSDNLRFVRLWSEVDINKFHFPTNEHINLDIKSKKWFPYNNGGKYRKWYGNNEDVVNWENDGEEIKAFERSGVVNPKYNFNPGLTWTAIGSSKLSVRDFGYGFLFSSAGGCIFTEEKYKDYINAFINSKVSQVFLSILSPTMNFNPGDLAELPIILDESKKDYVCELVNENISISKKDWDSYEFSFDFSNHPILTCKKNHTRIEDVLKDWVIETENRFNKLKRNEEELNRVFIDVYGLQNEIDPMLVDDDITISKAEGERDIKSFISYAIGCMFGRFSLDEEGLVYAGGEFQHNRYQKFEVDKDNILPILTGAYFDDDIVSKFIEFVKGIFGEEMLAENLEYIARLIGKKKGEIAKETIRRYLLNDFFFEHLQTYKKKPIYWLFTSGKQKAFNCLIYMHRYDKSTLSRIRTDYLHELQMRMDAEKKTLLDIINGDGTTKEIANAKKELKSLDLKIEELRAYDEKLHHMADMQIEIDLDDGVAVNYAKFEGLLAPIK; this is translated from the coding sequence AGCAACAGAGAAGAAGCAACGGGAAAAGCTGATTTCTCGAATTAATGAAATAGGTTATAACCAGGTTGTTGAGGAAGTTGCGTATACTTGGTTTAACCGTTTTACTGCACTACGTTTTATGGAAGTAAATAACTATCTCCCAACTAAGGTAAGAGTTTTGTCATCCAGCAATGTCGACAGTTCTGAGCCTGATATTATTAAAGAAGCATTGACGGTTGAGTTAGAGATTGATAAAGAGTTGGTTTATGATCTGAAGCTTAATAATCAGACTGATGAGCTTTTTAAGTATTTGGTTATTAAGCAGTGCAATGGCTTAAATAAGGTTCTTCCATTTATGTTTGAAACGATTGATGATTATAAAGAGATACTTTTTCCAGAGGGATTGTTGGCGAAAGATTCTTTCCTTCGCCAGATGACCGACACGCAAGTAATTCCCGAAACAGATTGGGAGCAGGTTGAGATCATAGGGTGGCTATATCAATACTATATTGCGGAAGAGAAAGATCGTGTAATTAAAGCAAAGAAAAAATACAAAACAGAGGAAATCCCTTTTGCGACTCAGTTATTTACGCCTGACTGGATTGTAAGATACATGGTACAGAACACACTTGGGCGTTATTGGGTGGAATCACATTCAGAACATCAGGAGTTAATAAAGAACTGGGAGTTCTATCTCAATAATCCTAACCAAGAACCAGATTTCGAAGTAAGGCTTGCTCCTTATCTTAATAAGGAACTAAAGGTTGAAGACATTAAATGTTTTGATCCTGCTATGGGTAGTGGACATATTCTTATCTATATGTTTGATGTACTATATGAAATTTACTGCAAATGTGGGTATATGGAAAGGGAAATACCAAGACTTATCATAGAGAATAATTTATATGGGTTGGATATTGATGATCGGGCTTATCAGCTTGCTTGTTTCTCTCTTGTTATGAAAGCATTAGAGTATAACAACCGTTTCTTGAGAAGCGTCGAGAAAGAACCATTGCAAATAAATTTAGCTTCTATCCAGGAGACAAACTTAATTCATGGTGATGAAATAGCTTACATTGCAGGAGAAAAAAACGGGAAAAAATTTGAAAATACCAAAGGATTTATTGAACAATGTAGAAATGCAAAATCGTTAGGCTCACTACTTAAAATTAAAGAATGCGATGTTGATTTTTATAAAAAAAGGTTGGACTTTATTAAGAACAATCCTGCTAAAGATTTATTTGAGGTAGAAGTACGGGATAAAGTTTTGACACTACTTCCACAGTTAATCCATCAGATTGAAATAGTTAATAACCAGTATGACATCATAGTTACCAATCCTCCCTATATGGGTAGTAAATATATGAATTTAGAGTTGAGTAATTACGTGAAAGAGAATTACCCTGACACTAAATTCGATATATTTTCGGCATTTATTGAAATGTGCTCAGAAAAGGTGTATATAAAAGGACATTTGGGCTTTGTAACACCGTATGTATGGATGTTTATTTCATCTTATGAAAATCTCAGGAAATCTATTACCACGAAGAAATCAATTAGTTCCTTGATACAACTTGAATATAATTCATTTCCAGGAGTGACGGTTCCAGTTTGTTGTTTCACATTTAGAAACACTAATGTTAACATCAGGGGAGAATATATTAGATTATCTGATTTTCCTGGAGTAGAGGTTCAAAAGATAAAAACTATTGAAGCGATAAAAGATCCATCAGTTGATTATAGATATTCAGAATATACGAAGAGTTTTTTAAATATACCACGTAATATAGTTGCATATTGGCTTAGTGAAAATATGAAACAAACATTTAATAAAGCCGATAAATTAAGCAAGATTGCTGAACCTAAAAAGGGGATGTTTACATCAGATAACCTTAGGTTCGTTAGACTATGGAGTGAAGTTGACATTAATAAATTCCATTTTCCAACAAATGAACATATCAATTTGGATATAAAATCAAAAAAATGGTTTCCTTATAATAACGGGGGGAAATATAGAAAGTGGTATGGTAACAATGAGGATGTAGTTAACTGGGAAAACGATGGTGAGGAAATTAAAGCATTTGAGAGGTCTGGAGTTGTTAATCCCAAGTATAATTTTAACCCTGGTCTTACCTGGACTGCGATAGGATCAAGTAAACTAAGTGTTAGAGACTTTGGTTATGGATTCTTGTTTTCGAGTGCAGGTGGATGCATTTTCACAGAAGAAAAGTATAAAGATTATATTAATGCTTTTATAAATTCTAAGGTCAGCCAAGTATTTCTAAGTATTTTGTCGCCAACCATGAATTTTAATCCAGGTGATTTGGCGGAATTGCCTATTATACTTGACGAGAGTAAAAAGGATTATGTGTGTGAATTAGTGAACGAAAATATATCTATTTCCAAGAAGGATTGGGACTCTTACGAATTTTCGTTTGATTTTAGTAACCACCCGATCCTAACATGTAAAAAAAACCATACAAGAATTGAAGATGTTTTGAAAGACTGGGTCATAGAAACTGAGAATCGATTTAATAAATTGAAAAGAAATGAGGAAGAGCTTAATAGAGTTTTCATAGATGTTTATGGATTGCAGAATGAAATAGATCCAATGTTAGTTGACGATGATATAACTATTAGTAAAGCAGAGGGAGAAAGAGATATCAAATCTTTTATATCATATGCAATAGGTTGTATGTTTGGACGTTTTTCTTTAGATGAAGAGGGTCTTGTTTACGCTGGTGGGGAATTCCAACATAATAGATATCAAAAATTTGAAGTTGATAAAGATAACATCTTACCGATCCTAACTGGGGCTTATTTTGATGATGATATAGTTTCAAAGTTTATCGAATTTGTTAAAGGTATTTTCGGTGAAGAGATGTTAGCTGAAAATCTTGAATATATCGCCAGATTAATTGGTAAGAAGAAGGGAGAGATAGCAAAAGAAACAATAAGAAGGTATCTATTAAATGATTTCTTTTTTGAACATTTGCAAACTTATAAGAAGAAACCGATTTACTGGCTCTTCACATCTGGTAAACAAAAAGCATTTAACTGCCTAATCTACATGCACCGTTATGACAAATCAACTCTGTCCAGAATTAGAACTGATTATCTACATGAACTTCAGATGCGAATGGATGCGGAGAAAAAAACACTTCTTGATATTATTAACGGGGATGGAACTACTAAGGAGATTGCTAATGCAAAAAAAGAACTGAAGTCGCTCGACTTGAAGATTGAAGAGCTACGGGCATACGATGAAAAACTCCATCACATGGCTGACATGCAAATCGAGATTGATCTCGACGACGGTGTTGCTGTTAACTATGCTAAATTCGAGGGCTTGCTCGCTCCAATTAAATAA